One Canis aureus isolate CA01 chromosome 38, VMU_Caureus_v.1.0, whole genome shotgun sequence DNA segment encodes these proteins:
- the OR10Z1 gene encoding olfactory receptor 10Z1: MGQANATIWRGFVFLGFSSFGELQLLLFALFLSLYLVTLTSNVFIIVVIRLDSHLHSPMYFFLSFLSFSETCYTLGIIPRMLSSLVMGSQAISYEGCAAQMFFSASWACTNCFLLAVMGFDRYVAICAPLHYTSHMNPTFCAQLVGTSFLTGYLFGLGMTLVIFQLPFCGSHEIQHFFCDTPPVLSLACGDTGPSELGILILSLLVLLVSFCSITISYAYILTAILRIPSAKGRKKAFSTCASHLTVVIVHYGCASFMYLRPKASYSLERDQLIAVTYTVVTPLLNPIVYSLRNRAVQTALRSAFRGKLLGRG, encoded by the coding sequence ATGGGACAGGCCAATGCAACCATCTGGAGGGGATTCGTCTTCCTGGGCTTCTCCAGCTTTGGGGAGCTGCAGCTCCTGCTCTTTGCACTATTCCTCTCCCTGTATCTTGTCACCCTGACCAGCAATGTCTTCATTATCGTAGTCATCCGGCTGGACAGCCATCTGCACagccccatgtacttcttcctttcctttctgtctttctctgagaCCTGTTATACACTGGGCATCATCCCTCGGATGCTCTCCAGCCTGGTCATGGGGAGCCAGGCCATCTCCTATGAGGGCTGTGCTGCCCAGATGTTCTTCTCCGCTTCATGGGCCTGTACCAACTGCTTCCTTCTGGCTGTCATGGGCTTTGACAGATACGTGGCCATCTGTGCCCCACTGCACTATACCAGCCACATGAATCCTACCTTCTGTGCCCAGCTGGTTGGCACCTCCTTCTTGACTGGATATCTCTTTGGGCTGGGAATGACACTGGTCATTTTCCAACTCCCATTCTGTGGTTCCCACGAGATCCAGCACTTTTTCTGTGACACGCCTCCAGTGCTGAGCCTGGCCTGCGGGGACACGGGGCCAAGTGAGCTGGGCATCCTCATCCTTAGCCTGCTGGTCCTCCTGGTCTCTTTCTGCTCCATTACCATCTCCTATGCCTACATTCTGACAGCAATACTGCGGATCCCCTCTGCCAAGGGGCGGAAGAAGGCCTTCTCCACCTGCGCCTCGCACCTCACCGTGGTCATTGTGCACTATGGCTGTGCCTCCTTCATGTACTTGAGGCCCAAAGCCAGTTACTCTCTGGAGCGAGATCAGCTTATTGCTGTCACCTACACCGTGGTGACTCCCCTCCTCAACCCCATTGTTTACAGTCTAAGGAATCGGGCTGTGCAGACAGCCCTGAGAAGTGCCTTCCGAGGAAAATTGCTGGGTAGAGGATGA
- the OR10X1 gene encoding olfactory receptor 10X1 produces the protein MQTMKVNQTVLKEFILVGFSVYPHVQAFLFVVFLCLYLLTLTGNLAIMGLTWVDRSLHTPMYLFLGALSFSETCYTLTIIPKMLADLLTENKSISVMGCGLQMCFFLGLGGTNCIILTLMGYDRFLAICNPLRYPLLMTNGVCGQLVASAWGGGFLISLIETALIFRGSFCSPNLVKHFFCHMRTVARLACIDSNLTESIVTMISVSGLMGTFLLIIITYVFILSTVFRIPSAKGKQKAFSTCASHLTVVIIHFGFAAIVYMKPETSGGDDTLMSVPYTVITPFLSPLIFSLRNKDMKNAFRKVLGKRSFLNK, from the coding sequence ATGCAAACAATGAAGGTCAACCAGACAGTCCTGAAGGAATTCATTCTTGTTGGCTTTTCCGTGTACCCCCATGTGCAGGCTTTCCTCTTCGTGGTCTTCCTTTGCCTCTATCTTCTCACCCTCACAGGTAACCTGGCTATCATGGGTCTAACTTGGGTGGACAGATCTCTCCACACCCCTATGTACCTCTTCCTTGGTGCCCTCTCTTTCTCCGAGACCTGCTACACACTGACCATCATCCCCAAGATGCTGGCCGATCTGCTGACTGAAAACAAGAGCATCTCAGTCATGGGGTGTGGCTTGCAGATGTGTTTCTTCTTGGGACTCGGTGGCACAAATTGTATCATCCTCACCTTGATGGGATATGATCGCTTTCTGGCCATCTGCAACCCTCTCAGATATCCACTGCTTATGACCAATGGGGTGTGTGGACAGCTTGTGGCCTCTGCTTGGGGGGGAGGCTTTCTCATCTCTCTGATAGAGACTGCACTGATATTCAGGGGCTCCTTCTGCAGCCCCAACCTCGTCAAACACTTCTTCTGCCACATGCGGACAGTGGCGAGGCTGGCCTGTATAGACAGCAACCTCACTGAATCCATTGTGACGATGATCTCAGTGTCAGGCTTGATGGGCACCTTCCTGCTCATCATCATCACTTACGTGTTCATTCTCTCCACTGTATTCAGGATCCCATCAGCCAAGGGCAAGCAGAAGGCCTTCTCTACCTGCGCCTCGCATCTCACAGTGGTCATTATCCACTTTGGGTTTGCCGCTATTGTCTATATGAAGCCAGAAACTTCGGGGGGAGATGATACCCTCATGTCTGTCCCTTATACAGTCATTACTCCTTTCCTCAGCCCCCTCATTTTCAGCCTCAGGAATAAGGACATGAAGAATGCCTTTAGGAAGGTGCTTGGAAAGAGaagtttcttaaataaataa